The following are encoded together in the Pseudomonas sediminis genome:
- the purF gene encoding amidophosphoribosyltransferase: MCGIVGIVGKSNVNQALYDGLTVLQHRGQDAAGIVTSHDGRLFLRKDNGLVRDVFQQRHMQRLVGHMGIGHVRYPTAGSSSSAEAQPFYVNSPYGITLAHNGNLTNVEQLAKEIYESDLRHVNTNSDSEVLLNVFAHELAQRGKLQPTEEDVFAAVTHVHERCLGGYAVVAMITGYGIVGFRDPNGIRPIVFGQRHTDEGVEYMIASESVSLDVLGFTLIRDLAPGEAVYITEEGKLFTRQCAANPQYAPCIFEHVYLARPDSIMDGISVYKARLRMGEKLADKILRERPEHDIDVVIPIPDTSRTAALELANHLGVKFREGFVKNRYIGRTFIMPGQAARKKSVRQKLNAIELEFRGKNVMLVDDSIVRGTTCKQIIQMAREAGAKNVYFCSAAPAVRYPNVYGIDMPSAHELIAHGRTTEEVCELIGADWLIYQDLPDLIEAVSGSKKIKIDNFDCAVFDGKYVTGDVDEAYLDKIEQARNDASKVKSQAVSAIIDLYNN, encoded by the coding sequence ATGTGTGGCATCGTCGGTATCGTCGGTAAATCGAACGTCAATCAGGCGCTGTATGACGGGCTCACCGTCCTCCAGCACCGCGGCCAGGATGCTGCCGGTATTGTCACCAGCCATGATGGCCGCCTGTTCCTGCGCAAGGACAATGGCCTGGTGCGTGACGTGTTCCAGCAGCGCCACATGCAGCGCCTGGTCGGCCATATGGGTATCGGCCATGTGCGCTACCCGACCGCTGGCAGCTCTAGCTCGGCCGAGGCTCAGCCGTTCTACGTCAACTCGCCGTACGGCATCACCTTGGCGCATAACGGCAACCTGACCAACGTCGAGCAGTTGGCCAAGGAAATCTACGAGTCCGATCTGCGCCACGTGAACACCAATTCCGACTCGGAAGTGCTGCTCAACGTGTTCGCCCACGAACTGGCCCAGCGCGGCAAGCTGCAGCCCACCGAGGAAGACGTGTTCGCTGCCGTTACCCACGTGCACGAGCGCTGCCTGGGCGGTTACGCCGTGGTGGCAATGATCACTGGCTATGGCATCGTCGGCTTCCGTGACCCCAACGGCATTCGCCCGATCGTGTTTGGCCAGCGTCATACCGACGAAGGCGTCGAGTACATGATCGCCTCCGAGAGCGTATCGCTGGACGTGCTGGGCTTCACCCTGATCCGCGACCTGGCGCCGGGCGAGGCTGTGTACATCACTGAAGAGGGCAAGTTGTTCACCCGCCAGTGCGCGGCAAACCCGCAGTACGCGCCCTGCATCTTCGAGCACGTTTACCTGGCGCGCCCGGACTCGATCATGGATGGTATCTCGGTGTACAAGGCGCGTCTGCGCATGGGCGAGAAGCTGGCTGACAAGATCCTGCGCGAGCGTCCAGAGCATGACATCGACGTGGTCATCCCGATTCCCGACACCAGCCGTACAGCGGCGCTGGAGCTGGCTAATCACCTGGGCGTGAAATTCCGCGAAGGTTTCGTCAAGAACCGCTACATCGGCCGTACCTTCATCATGCCGGGCCAGGCGGCACGCAAGAAATCCGTGCGGCAGAAACTCAACGCCATCGAGCTGGAGTTCCGCGGCAAGAACGTGATGCTGGTGGACGACTCCATCGTGCGTGGCACGACCTGCAAGCAGATCATTCAGATGGCCCGCGAGGCCGGAGCGAAGAATGTCTACTTCTGCTCGGCAGCACCTGCCGTGCGCTATCCGAACGTCTACGGTATCGACATGCCCAGCGCCCATGAGCTGATTGCCCATGGTCGTACCACCGAGGAAGTCTGCGAGCTGATCGGTGCCGACTGGCTGATCTATCAGGATCTGCCGGATCTGATCGAGGCCGTCAGTGGCAGCAAGAAAATCAAGATCGACAACTTCGACTGCGCGGTATTTGACGGCAAGTACGTCACTGGCGACGTCGATGAGGCCTACCTGGATAAGATCGAGCAGGCGCGCAACGATGCCAGCAAGGTCAAGTCGCAGGCAGTCAGCGCGATCATCGATCTGTATAACAACTGA
- a CDS encoding CvpA family protein: MVFTWVDWAIIAVIAISSLISLKRGFVKEALSLLTWIIAGVVAWMFGGALAQHLVEFIETPSARVIAACAILFIATLLVGALVNFLIGELIRVTGLSGTDRFLGMVFGAARGGLLVVLLVGLISLAPVEQDTWWQQSQLVPHFLMVADWSKNLILGWSDQWFTGGSAHPADLL, encoded by the coding sequence GTGGTATTCACCTGGGTCGATTGGGCGATCATCGCCGTCATCGCCATCTCTAGTTTGATCAGTCTCAAGCGCGGTTTCGTCAAGGAAGCCTTGTCGCTGCTGACCTGGATCATTGCAGGTGTGGTCGCCTGGATGTTCGGTGGCGCACTGGCTCAGCATCTCGTCGAATTTATCGAAACGCCTTCTGCGCGGGTCATCGCGGCCTGTGCCATTCTCTTCATCGCCACCTTGCTGGTGGGTGCTTTGGTCAATTTCCTCATTGGCGAGCTGATCCGCGTGACAGGCCTGTCCGGTACCGACCGTTTTCTCGGTATGGTTTTCGGCGCCGCGCGTGGTGGTTTGTTGGTGGTACTGCTGGTCGGGCTGATCAGCCTGGCGCCAGTGGAGCAGGATACGTGGTGGCAACAGTCGCAACTGGTGCCGCATTTTCTGATGGTCGCCGACTGGTCGAAGAACCTCATTCTGGGGTGGTCCGATCAGTGGTTTACCGGTGGATCGGCTCACCCAGCTGATCTGCTTTAA
- the truA gene encoding tRNA pseudouridine(38-40) synthase TruA, translated as MSDAVPVAAAEMAAAGFFRIALGLEYKGARYRGFQRQGPKVPTIQEHLETALSKVAGGAPVSILCAGRTDASVHSSGQVVHFDTTVERSLHAWIMGANMNLPNDISVTWAKVMPAHFHARFSAMARRYRYVIYNDPIRPAHMAEEVTWNHRPLDVARMREAARALVGTHDFSAFRAMRCQAKSPVKTVHHLQLIEHGRFIVLDIRANAFLHHMVRNIAGVLMTIGAGERQPEWAREVLERGDRHSGGVTAHPYGLYLIQVDYPDEFELPQRYLGPHFLSGLPDVRQP; from the coding sequence ATGTCTGACGCAGTACCTGTAGCGGCCGCCGAAATGGCGGCCGCTGGCTTTTTCAGAATCGCTCTGGGCCTCGAATACAAGGGCGCGCGCTATCGTGGTTTTCAACGCCAGGGGCCCAAGGTTCCGACGATCCAGGAACACCTGGAAACGGCCTTGTCCAAGGTCGCTGGTGGTGCCCCAGTCAGCATTCTGTGCGCAGGGCGTACCGATGCCTCTGTGCATTCCAGTGGCCAGGTGGTGCACTTCGATACCACTGTCGAGCGCTCGCTGCATGCCTGGATCATGGGCGCCAACATGAACCTGCCCAATGACATCAGCGTGACCTGGGCGAAGGTGATGCCGGCACACTTTCATGCGCGCTTTTCGGCCATGGCGCGGCGCTACCGGTACGTGATCTACAATGATCCGATCCGCCCGGCGCACATGGCCGAGGAAGTTACCTGGAACCATCGGCCGCTGGATGTCGCACGCATGCGTGAGGCCGCTCGGGCGCTGGTCGGGACGCATGATTTCAGCGCATTCCGGGCGATGCGTTGTCAGGCCAAATCACCAGTCAAGACAGTGCATCACCTGCAACTGATCGAGCATGGCCGCTTCATCGTGCTGGATATCCGCGCCAATGCTTTTCTGCACCATATGGTGCGAAACATCGCTGGTGTGTTGATGACCATTGGTGCTGGCGAACGGCAACCGGAGTGGGCGCGCGAGGTGCTCGAGCGTGGCGATCGACATAGCGGGGGAGTGACAGCGCATCCCTACGGCTTATATCTGATACAGGTCGATTACCCGGATGAGTTCGAATTGCCGCAACGCTATCTCGGGCCTCATTTTCTCTCCGGTCTGCCGGACGTGCGACAGCCATAA
- a CDS encoding O-succinylhomoserine sulfhydrylase — protein MTLEWEAGRLDSDLDGVGFDTLAVRAGQHRSPEGEHGEALYLTSSYVFRTAADAAARFAGEVPGNVYSRYTNPTVRTFEERIAALEGAEQAVATASGMSAILAIVMSLCSGGDHVLVSRSVFGSTISLFEKYLKRFGIEVDYVPLADLDAWQGAFKPNTKLLFVESPSNPLAELVDIAALAEIAHARGALLAVDNCFCTPALQQPLKLGADIVMHSATKYIDGQGRGLGGVVAGRSEQMKEVVGFLRTAGPTLSPFNAWMFVKGLETLRIRMRAQSESALQLALWLEQQPQVERVYYAGLPSHPQHELAKKQQSAFGAVVSFEVKGGRDAAWKVIDGTRVISITTNLGDTKTTIAHPATTSHGRLTPQERANAGIRDSLIRVAVGLEELEDLKADLARGLAAL, from the coding sequence ATGACTCTGGAATGGGAAGCCGGCAGGCTGGACAGTGACCTGGATGGCGTAGGCTTCGACACCCTGGCCGTGCGTGCGGGTCAGCACCGCTCGCCTGAGGGTGAGCATGGCGAAGCGTTGTATCTGACCTCCAGTTACGTGTTTCGTACCGCTGCCGATGCTGCCGCGCGTTTTGCTGGCGAAGTGCCGGGCAACGTCTATTCGCGCTATACCAACCCTACCGTGCGCACCTTCGAGGAGCGCATTGCCGCACTGGAAGGCGCCGAGCAGGCGGTGGCCACTGCCTCCGGCATGTCTGCGATCCTCGCCATCGTCATGAGCCTGTGCAGTGGCGGTGACCATGTGTTGGTGTCACGCAGCGTATTCGGTTCGACCATCAGCCTGTTCGAGAAGTACCTCAAGCGCTTTGGCATCGAGGTGGATTACGTTCCGCTGGCGGATCTGGATGCCTGGCAGGGCGCGTTCAAGCCCAATACCAAGCTGTTGTTCGTCGAGTCGCCTTCCAACCCGCTGGCCGAACTGGTGGATATCGCCGCACTGGCCGAGATCGCCCATGCTCGCGGCGCGCTGCTGGCAGTGGACAACTGTTTCTGCACGCCGGCCCTGCAGCAGCCGCTGAAACTTGGCGCCGACATCGTCATGCATTCGGCGACCAAGTACATCGACGGCCAGGGGCGCGGTCTGGGTGGTGTGGTTGCCGGTCGCAGTGAGCAGATGAAGGAAGTGGTGGGTTTCCTGCGTACCGCCGGGCCGACCCTTAGCCCGTTCAACGCCTGGATGTTCGTCAAGGGCCTGGAGACGCTGCGTATCCGTATGCGCGCGCAGAGCGAGAGTGCCCTGCAGTTGGCGCTTTGGCTGGAACAGCAGCCGCAGGTCGAGCGTGTGTACTACGCTGGCCTGCCCAGCCATCCGCAGCACGAGCTGGCGAAGAAGCAGCAGAGCGCCTTTGGCGCGGTGGTCAGTTTCGAGGTCAAGGGCGGCCGTGATGCCGCATGGAAAGTGATCGATGGCACTCGCGTCATTTCGATCACCACCAACCTTGGCGACACCAAGACCACCATCGCCCACCCGGCAACCACTTCGCACGGTCGGCTGACGCCACAGGAGCGCGCCAATGCTGGCATCCGCGACAGCCTGATTCGCGTTGCAGTGGGCCTGGAAGAGCTGGAAGACCTCAAGGCAGACCTGGCGCGCGGCCTGGCCGCACTCTGA
- the folC gene encoding bifunctional tetrahydrofolate synthase/dihydrofolate synthase, translated as MTERSLGEWLAYLEQLHPSAIDMGLERSREVAQRLGLGKPAPLVVTVTGTNGKGSTCAFLASLLAAQGQRVGVYSSPHLLRYNERVLVQGREASDDELCQAFAAVEAARGEISLTYFEMGTLAAFWLFERAQLDAVVLEVGLGGRLDAVNLVDADLALITSIGLDHADWLGDTRESVAFEKAGIMRAGMPALCGDLDPPQPLLEQAVTLDTPLFLRGRDYDLSVQAQGWSWYGLDVKGQVLRLEHLPLLDLPMENAALALQAYALLPLPWNHQQIVQALLATRVTGRLDRRALDWRGKSLTLLLDVGHNPHAADYLAQRLESRPLNGKRWAVFGLLADKDLPGVVAPLLSLVAGWAVAPLDTPRSRSADDLAEHLRGQGMLVAQYPDVRAALDAQCEQAAEGDEILLFGSFFCVAEALDWLARPA; from the coding sequence ATGACCGAACGTAGCCTGGGCGAGTGGCTCGCCTACCTCGAGCAGTTGCATCCGTCGGCCATCGACATGGGCCTGGAGCGCTCGCGCGAGGTAGCGCAGCGGCTCGGTCTGGGCAAGCCAGCGCCATTGGTGGTTACCGTCACGGGCACCAATGGTAAGGGTTCTACCTGTGCCTTTCTCGCCAGTCTGCTCGCAGCTCAGGGGCAGCGCGTCGGTGTCTACAGTTCACCGCACCTGCTGCGTTACAACGAGCGTGTGCTTGTGCAGGGGCGAGAAGCCAGCGACGACGAGTTATGCCAGGCTTTTGCGGCGGTCGAAGCCGCGCGCGGCGAGATCTCCCTGACCTATTTCGAGATGGGCACGCTGGCCGCTTTCTGGTTGTTCGAGCGTGCTCAGCTGGATGCCGTGGTGCTTGAGGTCGGTCTCGGTGGGCGCCTGGATGCGGTGAATCTGGTCGATGCCGATCTGGCTCTGATCACCAGCATTGGTCTGGATCACGCTGACTGGCTGGGCGATACCCGCGAGTCGGTCGCCTTCGAAAAGGCCGGGATCATGCGCGCCGGCATGCCCGCGTTGTGCGGTGATCTCGACCCGCCGCAGCCCTTGCTGGAACAGGCGGTGACCCTGGACACGCCGTTGTTCCTGCGTGGTCGCGACTACGACCTCAGTGTGCAGGCGCAGGGCTGGTCCTGGTATGGTCTTGACGTCAAAGGCCAGGTACTGAGACTTGAGCACCTGCCGCTTCTCGATCTGCCAATGGAAAACGCTGCGCTGGCGTTGCAGGCCTATGCGCTTCTGCCGCTGCCGTGGAATCACCAGCAGATCGTTCAGGCCCTGCTCGCCACGCGGGTAACCGGGCGTCTGGATCGTCGCGCGCTGGATTGGCGAGGCAAGTCACTCACACTGTTGCTCGATGTTGGGCATAATCCTCATGCGGCTGATTATCTGGCGCAGCGCCTGGAGAGTCGCCCGCTGAATGGAAAACGCTGGGCGGTGTTCGGTTTGTTGGCCGACAAGGACTTGCCTGGCGTGGTGGCGCCGCTTCTGAGTCTGGTTGCTGGCTGGGCCGTGGCGCCGCTGGATACGCCGCGTTCACGCTCTGCCGATGACCTGGCTGAACACCTGCGGGGGCAGGGCATGCTAGTGGCGCAATACCCGGATGTGCGTGCCGCGCTCGATGCGCAGTGCGAGCAGGCGGCAGAGGGTGACGAGATACTGTTGTTCGGATCGTTTTTCTGCGTGGCCGAGGCCCTGGATTGGCTGGCCCGCCCGGCTTGA
- a CDS encoding SPOR domain-containing protein has protein sequence MAMLDSGLKQRMVGALVLVALAVIFLPMLLSREDEMRRVVVDAPAMPQAPATAEIIVEPAEVVEPEELPQEPVPVEEVEPQVVEVPEQPAPTAPPVAQQSTPDPVKTEQATSTAPAKPEGRLDANSLPISWSVQLASLSSRAGAENLQKTLRSQGYNAYIRAFDGMNRVFVGPLIERAEAERLRDQLNRQHKLSGFVVRFQPEAG, from the coding sequence ATGGCAATGCTGGACAGTGGGCTCAAGCAGCGCATGGTTGGTGCTCTGGTGCTGGTGGCACTGGCGGTGATTTTCCTGCCGATGCTGCTGTCGCGCGAAGATGAGATGCGTCGCGTGGTGGTAGATGCGCCGGCCATGCCGCAAGCGCCGGCTACGGCCGAGATCATCGTAGAGCCTGCCGAGGTCGTTGAGCCCGAAGAGTTGCCGCAGGAACCGGTTCCCGTCGAAGAGGTGGAGCCTCAGGTCGTCGAGGTGCCTGAGCAGCCCGCGCCCACTGCGCCGCCCGTTGCGCAGCAGAGCACACCTGATCCGGTCAAGACCGAGCAAGCGACAAGCACTGCTCCTGCCAAGCCGGAAGGGCGCCTGGACGCCAATAGCCTGCCGATCAGCTGGTCGGTGCAGTTGGCCAGTCTGTCCAGTCGCGCTGGGGCAGAAAATCTGCAGAAAACTCTGCGCAGCCAAGGCTACAACGCCTATATCCGTGCCTTCGATGGCATGAACCGGGTGTTCGTCGGCCCGCTGATCGAGCGCGCCGAAGCTGAGCGTCTGCGTGATCAGCTCAATCGCCAGCACAAGCTCAGCGGTTTTGTCGTGCGCTTCCAGCCGGAAGCAGGCTAA
- a CDS encoding phosphoribosylanthranilate isomerase: MTVVRSKICGITRIEDALAAVAAGADAIGLVFYGKSPRAVGVGQAAAILQALPPFVTTVGLFVDMPRDQLQQLLQRLPLDLLQFHGDESPADCEGHGRPYIKALRVRPGEDVAAAMAPYSGARGILLDTFVEGVPGGTGASFDWSLVPENAAKPIILAGGLDAGNVAAAIRQVRPYALDVSGGVEASKGIKDAGKIRAFVQAVRDARCDGN, encoded by the coding sequence GTGACGGTCGTGCGCAGCAAGATTTGTGGTATCACCCGCATCGAGGATGCTCTGGCGGCGGTAGCGGCCGGAGCCGATGCCATCGGCCTGGTGTTCTACGGGAAAAGCCCACGAGCAGTCGGTGTCGGGCAGGCCGCAGCTATCCTGCAGGCGTTACCGCCGTTCGTGACCACTGTCGGGCTGTTCGTCGACATGCCGCGCGACCAACTGCAGCAGTTGCTGCAGCGCCTGCCGCTGGATCTGCTGCAGTTTCATGGTGATGAATCGCCGGCTGACTGTGAGGGCCATGGTCGCCCCTACATCAAGGCGCTGCGGGTCCGCCCCGGTGAGGACGTGGCTGCAGCCATGGCGCCCTACAGTGGTGCGCGGGGTATTCTGTTGGATACCTTCGTCGAGGGCGTGCCGGGGGGCACGGGTGCTTCGTTCGATTGGTCGCTGGTGCCGGAAAATGCTGCCAAGCCAATCATCCTGGCCGGTGGCCTCGATGCGGGCAATGTTGCAGCGGCCATTCGCCAGGTTCGCCCCTACGCCTTGGATGTCAGTGGTGGGGTCGAGGCCAGTAAAGGCATAAAGGATGCAGGCAAGATTCGCGCATTCGTGCAGGCGGTGCGTGATGCTCGATGTGACGGCAATTGA
- a CDS encoding SDR family oxidoreductase: MLEWGTNDTPNNGRVALVTGAARGIGLGISAWLITEGWQVVLADVDRERGSKVARVLGNNAWFVAMDVAKEDQVSVGVAEILGQFGRLDALVCNAAVSDPHTPPLESLDLKRWNRTLAVNLTGAMLLAKHCAPYLRGHRGAIVNIASTRASQSEADCEAYAASKGGLVALTHALSISLGPEVRVNCVSPGWIDARDPSQQRLEPLSVFDHAQHPVGRVGTVEDVAAQVAWLLSDAASFVTGQEFVIDGGMSRKMIYQD, encoded by the coding sequence ATGTTGGAGTGGGGCACGAATGACACGCCCAACAATGGGCGTGTCGCGTTGGTCACCGGAGCCGCGCGCGGTATTGGCTTAGGCATCAGCGCCTGGCTGATCACCGAGGGCTGGCAGGTGGTGCTGGCCGACGTAGACCGTGAGCGGGGCTCCAAGGTAGCGCGTGTGCTGGGTAACAATGCCTGGTTCGTCGCCATGGACGTAGCCAAGGAAGATCAGGTCAGTGTCGGCGTTGCCGAGATACTCGGCCAGTTCGGCCGCCTCGATGCACTGGTGTGCAATGCAGCTGTCTCCGATCCGCACACCCCGCCGCTGGAGTCGCTCGATCTCAAGCGCTGGAATCGTACGCTGGCGGTCAACCTGACCGGTGCCATGCTGCTGGCCAAGCACTGCGCGCCTTATCTGCGTGGGCATCGCGGCGCCATCGTCAATATCGCCTCGACCCGTGCCAGCCAGTCCGAAGCCGATTGCGAAGCCTACGCTGCTAGCAAGGGCGGCCTCGTTGCGCTCACGCATGCGCTGTCGATCAGCCTGGGACCAGAGGTGAGAGTCAACTGCGTCAGCCCTGGCTGGATCGACGCTCGTGACCCGTCGCAGCAACGCCTGGAACCACTATCGGTGTTCGATCATGCGCAGCATCCGGTCGGCCGTGTCGGCACGGTAGAGGATGTCGCGGCGCAGGTCGCCTGGCTGCTCTCCGATGCGGCCAGTTTCGTCACCGGGCAGGAATTCGTCATCGATGGCGGGATGAGCCGCAAGATGATCTACCAAGACTGA
- a CDS encoding electron transfer flavoprotein-ubiquinone oxidoreductase → MEREFMEFDVVIVGAGPSGLSAACRLKQKAAEAGQEISVCVVEKGSEVGAHILSGAVFEPRALNELFPDWKELGAPLNTPVKRDDIYLLRDADKATRIPDFFVPKTMHNEGNYIISLGNLCRWLAQQAENLGVEIYPGFAAQEALIDENGVVRGIVTGDLGVDREGNPKEGYYTPGMELRAKYTLFAEGCRGHIGKQLIKKYNLDSEADAQHYGIGIKEIWDIDPAKHDQGLVVHTAGWPMDIMGTENTGGSFLYHLENNQVVVGLIIDLSYANPHLSPFDEFQRYKHHPVIAQYLEGGKRVAYGARAIAKGGLNSLPKMVFPGGALIGCDLGTLNFAKIKGSHTAMKSGMLAADAITEALAAGREGGDELNNYVDGFKASWLYDELFRSRNFGAAIHKYGAIVGGGINWLDQNIFGGKIPFTLHDNKPDYACLKPAAESKKIAYPKPDGKLSFDKLSSVFLSNTNHEEEQPCHLKLTDPSIPLAKNLPLYDEPAQRYCPAGVYEVVTQEDGEKKFQINAQNCVHCKTCDIKDPAQNITWVAPEGTGGPNYPNM, encoded by the coding sequence GTGGAACGCGAATTTATGGAGTTCGACGTCGTCATCGTCGGCGCCGGCCCGTCCGGACTGTCCGCCGCCTGCCGACTGAAGCAGAAAGCCGCTGAAGCGGGTCAAGAGATCAGCGTCTGCGTGGTCGAGAAAGGCTCCGAAGTTGGCGCTCATATCCTCTCCGGTGCAGTGTTCGAACCGCGCGCCCTCAATGAACTCTTCCCCGACTGGAAAGAGCTCGGCGCCCCGCTGAACACCCCGGTCAAGCGCGATGACATCTATCTGCTGCGCGACGCCGACAAGGCTACCCGAATTCCAGACTTCTTTGTGCCGAAAACCATGCACAACGAAGGCAATTACATTATTTCCCTAGGCAACCTGTGCCGCTGGCTGGCTCAGCAGGCCGAGAACCTGGGTGTGGAGATTTACCCGGGCTTCGCCGCTCAGGAAGCGCTGATCGACGAAAACGGCGTGGTACGCGGCATCGTCACCGGTGATCTGGGCGTCGATCGCGAAGGCAATCCGAAGGAAGGCTATTACACCCCTGGCATGGAACTGCGTGCCAAGTACACCCTGTTCGCCGAAGGCTGCCGTGGCCACATCGGCAAGCAGTTGATCAAGAAGTACAACCTCGACAGCGAAGCCGATGCTCAGCATTACGGCATCGGCATCAAGGAAATCTGGGATATCGACCCGGCCAAGCATGACCAGGGCCTGGTGGTACACACTGCTGGTTGGCCGATGGACATCATGGGCACCGAGAACACCGGCGGCTCCTTCCTCTATCACCTGGAGAACAACCAGGTCGTAGTGGGCCTGATCATCGACCTGTCCTACGCCAACCCGCACCTGTCGCCGTTCGACGAATTCCAGCGCTACAAGCACCACCCGGTGATTGCCCAGTACCTGGAAGGCGGCAAACGTGTCGCCTATGGCGCACGCGCCATCGCCAAGGGCGGCCTGAACTCGCTGCCGAAGATGGTCTTCCCGGGTGGCGCCCTGATCGGCTGCGACCTCGGCACGCTGAACTTCGCCAAGATCAAGGGCAGTCACACCGCGATGAAATCCGGCATGCTCGCCGCCGACGCCATCACCGAAGCTCTGGCCGCAGGCCGTGAGGGCGGTGACGAGCTGAACAACTACGTCGATGGTTTCAAAGCCAGCTGGCTGTACGACGAGCTGTTCCGCAGCCGTAACTTCGGCGCAGCCATCCACAAGTACGGCGCCATCGTTGGCGGCGGCATCAACTGGCTGGATCAGAACATCTTCGGCGGCAAGATCCCCTTCACACTGCACGACAACAAGCCGGATTACGCCTGCCTGAAGCCGGCCGCAGAGAGCAAGAAGATCGCCTACCCGAAACCGGACGGCAAACTCAGCTTCGACAAACTTAGCTCGGTGTTCCTCTCCAACACCAACCACGAAGAAGAGCAGCCCTGCCACCTGAAGCTCACTGACCCGAGCATTCCGCTGGCGAAGAACCTGCCGCTGTACGACGAACCGGCGCAGCGTTACTGCCCGGCCGGCGTGTACGAAGTGGTGACGCAGGAAGACGGCGAGAAGAAGTTCCAGATCAACGCGCAGAACTGCGTGCACTGCAAGACCTGCGACATCAAGGACCCGGCCCAGAACATCACCTGGGTTGCACCGGAAGGTACTGGTGGCCCGAATTACCCCAACATGTAA
- the accD gene encoding acetyl-CoA carboxylase, carboxyltransferase subunit beta — MSNWLVDKLIPSIMRSEVKKSSVPEGLWHKCPSCDAVLYRPELEKTLDVCPKCNHHMRIGARARIDIFLDAEGREEIGADLEPVDRLKFRDSKKYKDRLAGAQKQTGEKDALISMSGTLEGMPIAVCAFEFSFMGGSMGAIVGERFVQAANVALEKRCPLVCFSASGGARMQEALISLMQMAKTSAALARLREEGLPFISVLTDPVYGGVSASLAMLGDVIVAEPKALIGFAGPRVIEQTVREKLPEGFQRSEFLIEHGAIDMIISRDELRPRLARLLAQMMNRPSPVSLPATA; from the coding sequence ATGAGCAACTGGTTGGTAGACAAACTCATTCCCTCGATCATGCGTTCCGAGGTGAAGAAGAGCTCTGTGCCCGAGGGCCTGTGGCACAAATGTCCGTCCTGTGATGCCGTGCTCTACCGTCCCGAGCTGGAAAAGACACTCGATGTCTGCCCCAAGTGCAATCACCACATGCGTATCGGTGCTCGCGCACGCATCGACATTTTCCTCGATGCCGAAGGCCGCGAGGAGATCGGTGCTGATCTGGAACCGGTCGATCGCCTGAAATTCCGCGACAGCAAGAAGTACAAGGACCGTCTGGCCGGTGCGCAGAAGCAGACTGGCGAGAAGGATGCACTGATCTCCATGAGCGGCACCCTCGAAGGTATGCCGATCGCCGTTTGCGCGTTCGAGTTCTCCTTCATGGGCGGCTCGATGGGTGCCATCGTCGGCGAGCGTTTCGTTCAGGCGGCAAATGTCGCACTGGAAAAACGCTGCCCGCTGGTGTGCTTCTCTGCTTCCGGTGGTGCGCGCATGCAGGAAGCGCTGATCTCTCTGATGCAGATGGCCAAGACCTCGGCGGCTCTGGCGCGCTTGCGTGAAGAGGGCCTGCCGTTCATCTCCGTACTGACCGATCCGGTTTATGGCGGCGTCTCCGCCAGTTTGGCGATGCTTGGTGACGTCATCGTGGCCGAGCCGAAGGCGCTGATCGGTTTTGCCGGTCCACGAGTGATCGAGCAGACCGTACGCGAGAAATTGCCGGAAGGCTTCCAGCGTAGCGAGTTCCTCATCGAACATGGCGCCATCGACATGATCATTTCGCGCGACGAACTGCGTCCGCGCCTGGCGCGTCTGCTTGCGCAAATGATGAATCGTCCCTCTCCGGTTTCCCTGCCGGCCACTGCATGA